One Mobula birostris isolate sMobBir1 chromosome 4, sMobBir1.hap1, whole genome shotgun sequence DNA window includes the following coding sequences:
- the pigg gene encoding GPI ethanolamine phosphate transferase 2 isoform X4, translating into MSSSLSKIVAQYDMYSMIVGTIIVVEVIFLLLVSIPEALSSTAEFEVPVSSPFYSLLFYLLCLMFAAIHVVVCTSTTTSCYFCNVSWLLVATVIVLISALQCVLFSTLWKRFAHGKPQRKSCAADCSSWSELNLVLLLGTFGHTLSLGSSSFIEEEHQTWIFLVNTLLLVFFQDACRKYFAAIDSKGKAKKWNPEDDEQQTAIPGLFEVSCLDSDDDNSKDCRQSGKNYEKWLVLSSPWIILVLCRVLRGLNQTGIKYAQKPDFGHWLTSSNHRIELSILTAVSLFLIFILIQRTCSFVSKAALALGLVGIYCYRAAIGNVVFPWKPDKYDVSKGIIEARFVYVFILGILFTGVKDLLKSGVVSSDTVSNSRGLWEIYNGLVLLAALLLRPHNLPVLLFILIVQMILTRFIWRTLGYDAAQITIIYYWFGQASFYFQGNSNSIATVDISAGFVGFEDYVELPAILLTTFATYIGPLLWAVHLTCYMSSERSRYSSASVGHSCYCFILLRTIPAAVYIILITSLRYHLFIWSVFSPKLLYEGMHTLVTGAACIMFTAMDQKRMLKTLS; encoded by the exons ATGAGCTCCTCGCTTTCCAAAATTGTGGCACAGTATGATATGTACTCAATGATTGTAGGAACAATCATTGTGGTAGAG GTTATCTTCCTTCTGTTAGTAAGTATTCCAGAAGCATTGAGCAGCACTGCTGAATTTGAAGTACCTGTGTCATCACCGTTCTACTCCCTCCTATTCTACCTGCTGTGCCTGATGTTCGCAGCTATTCACGTGGTTGTGTGTACATCAACTACAACATCCTGCTACTTCTGCAATGTGTCCTGGCTCTTGGTTGCAACAGTGATAGTGCTGATATCTGCCTTACAGTGTGTGCTTTTTTCAACACTTTGGAAGCGTTTTGCTCATGGAAAACCTCAACGTAAG AGTTGTGCTGCAGATTGTTCTAGCTGGTCAGAGCTGAATCTGGTTCTATTGCTTGGGACTTTTGGACACACTCTGAGTCTGGGTTCCAGCAGTTTTATAGAAGAAGAACATCAAACATGGATCTTTTTAGTCAACACACTTTTATTGGTGTTCTTTCAAGATGCCTGCCGGAAATATTTTGCTGCCATTGACTCTAAAGGTAAAGCCAAAAAATGGAATCCAGAAGATGATGAACAACAGACTGCAATTCCTGGTTTATTTGAAGTGTCTTGTCTTGACTCAGATGATGATAACTCAAAAGATTGTAGACAATCGGGTAAAAATTATGAAAAATGGTTGGTTTTATCAAGCCCTTGGATTATTCTTGTGCTTTGCCGGGTGCTCCGTGGTTTAAATCAGACGGGAATCAAATATGCACAGAAGCCTGACTTTGGCCACTGGCTGACAAG CTCCAATCACAGAATTGAACTCTCCATATTGACAGCAGTTTCCCTGTTTCTGATCTTTATTTTGATTCAGAGGACATGTTCCTTTGTTTCCAAAGCAGCACTGGCACTGGGGCTGGTGGGAATCTATTGCTATCGTGCAGCAATTGGAAATGTAGTTTTTCCATGGAAGCCAGATAAATATGATGTTTCGAA GGGAATTATTGAAGCACGTTTTGTTTATGTATTTATCCTTGGCATACTTTTCACGGGAGTTAAAGACCTTTTGAAATCTGGAGTTGTCTCTTCTGACACAGTCTCGAACAGTAGGGGACTCTGGGAAATCTACAATGGGCTCGTACTCTTGGCTGCATTACTCCTTCGTCCTCACAACTTGCCGGTTTTATTGTTCATCCTTATAGTTCAAATGATTTTGACCAGATTTATCTGGAGGACATTGGGTTATGATGCAGCACAAATTACCATCATATATTACTGGTTTGGCCAGGCCTCCTTTTATTTTCAG GGAAATTCAAATAGCATTGCAACTGTGGATATATCAGCTGGTTTCGTGGGCTTTGAGGACTATGTTGAGCTACCAGCAATCCTCCTCACAACATTTGCCACTTATATAGGCCCTTTGCTGTGGGCTGTGCACCTAACCTGTTACATGAGCTCAGAAAGAAGCAG ATATTCTTCTGCTTCAGTGGGACACAGCTGTTACTGTTTTATTCTGTTACGGACAATTCCAGCAGCAGTTTATATTATCCTAATTACCTCTCTGCGTTACCATCTATTTATCTGGAGTGTTTTCTCTCCAAAGTTGCTCTATGAAGGTATGCATACACTTGTAACAGGAGCAGCTTGCATCATGTTCACTGCAATGGATCAGAAAAGAATGTTAAAAACACTTTCATAA